A region of Lycium barbarum isolate Lr01 chromosome 3, ASM1917538v2, whole genome shotgun sequence DNA encodes the following proteins:
- the LOC132631546 gene encoding uncharacterized protein LOC132631546 — translation MSQFSHLKRKLGNTNWSKNSRSRRRRRKFQKPAGARKESDSLKDDNNNNNNIASVTYDEDEDDIDLQQILFYSAQFHSGKKLGPCSDKAAGKKVLEPQYSVIYGSISKVNSIHERGESSCTYCEICGDAKPPNTLIQGSSCRHYYCKECIRNYIAEKIDEDINEVKCPVKNCKRILDVESLMPKDFLVRVEDAIRETEVLASPCVIECPFLDCIGELVDDKKGFLIRACPECRRIFCAGGGDNV, via the exons ATGTCCCAGTTTTCGCACCTGAAGCGAAAGCTTGGAAACACTAATTGGTCCAAAAATTCCCGCAGCCGCCGGAGAAGACGTAAATTTCAGAAACCTGCGGGTGCCCGCAAAGAAAGTGATAGTCTCAAGgacgacaacaacaataacaacaacatagccAGTGTAACGTACGACGAAGATGAAGATGATATTGACTTGCAACAAATTCTCTTCTACTCTGCACAGTTCCACTCAGGGAAAAAATTAGGACCATGTTCTGATAAAGCTGCAGGTAAGAAAGTTCTAGAGCCGCAATATTCTGTTATTTACGGTTCAATTAGTAAGGTGAATAGTATACATGAAAGGGGAGAATCTTCATGCACGTACTGTGAAATATGTGGCGATGCCAAACCACCAAACACGTTGATACAAGGCAGCAGTTGTCGGCATTATTATTGTAAAGAATGCATAAGGAATTATATAGCAGAAAAAATAGACGAAGATATTAATGAAGTTAAGTGCCCTGTTAAAAATTGCAAGAGAATTTTGGATGTCGAGTCATTGATGCCGAAAGATTTTCTCGTTCGTGTAGAAGATGCGATACGAGAAACGGAAGTTCTGGCTTCGCCATGTGTTATTGAATGTCCTTTTTTGGATTGTATCGGGGAATTGGTTGATGATAAAAAGGGATTTTTGATCAGGGCATGTCCTGAGTGCCGGAGAATTTTTTGC GCAGGTGGTGGAGATAATGTGTAG